The DNA window AGCATCTACTAAACAACTGAAATGCCTGCAAAACAAATGTTCTGCTGACATTTTATAACCTGTATGCTCAATAATAATGCTGTGTGATGCATCTTTGTTTAGGGATATAGCTGAAAACTGTGCAGAGATTAGAAGGCGTCGCTTCACTCATGTCCTGAACTGCGCCCACAGCTCCAGACGTGGTGGCGAGATCTATGATGGCATGGGCATCACATACATGGGCATAGACGCACACGATTCACCCACGTATGACATGAGTGCCAACTTCAACAAAGCTGCTGAATTTATACATACAGCGCTGAAAAGGGGAGGTAAGTGTGCGTCCCACTATTCCGGTCACTTGCAGCTGAGAGTCACTAAACTCTATCTTTTTATCGAAGGCAAAATCCTGGTTCACTGTCATGTTGGAGTGAGTCGATCAGCAACTATAGTTTTGGCATATCTGATGCTGAAACAGAACATGACGCTGGTGGAGGCCATCCAGAAGGTGAAAGAGGGAAGAGGCGTCTTTCCTAACCGAGGCTTCCTCAGACAACTCATTGACcttcatattaaattatatggCTACAGAAACTAGACACACAACAGCCATGAGAGACAATGAAAACTGAGCGGACAGGAGAAATATATGGATCAATgtggattttaatattttttgagcagCAGCTTGCACAGCTTGTTGATTCGTGAACCACCTTTGCattgtattgaatttatttcattcaaataaagtgtaaagaacatattaaaatgaacatACCTGATGATattatctctcttttttattgaataaacattaacatacatGCCCTTTCATCCAAATATTCAACAATATACaattatgcatataaaaataaaactggggggggggggtgtctggGGGTgacagaataataaataataagcaagCAAGCCTGcgaggaataaaataaataaataataataagcgTACAATCAGGTacaaaaatatctaataaatacTTTGTAGAACTTATAAACGTTTAAAGCCTTCGTAGATTTTTATATAGCTTTTATAGCTATTTTAAATAGCctttctaattatttttaataatcggGTAGGCAACATGGTACACAACAATCTAGTTCGGGTTACGTTAGGGTGAGAGATCAGAgactcttttaaaataaaaagcatgcatttctCTCCTGTTCCCTCTTAGTGTGCCTGCAGATGGGAAGATGACTGAGGAGTTGTCGCGAATGCTGCAGGAACCATTATGAACACAGCTGTTATCACTAAGGGTCAGCACAAAATCAAGTTTCAGCTGTGCATTTTAGTAACTTATGAGCCAAGTTAGAAACATGGCAGAAAGCACGTGTTGGTGAAGTtagaaacatttcaacattttcaaatgttaaagggatcgtttacccaaaaatgaaaattcaaatgagtttttttattttgttgaacatGAATGCAGATGTTTTGGagaccaacattcttcaaacattttcttttctgttctgaagaagaaagaaagtcatacagagtCATGAtgtgggtgaataaatgatgacagaattttcatttttgggtgaactacactTTTAAAACCTCCAGATGGGGCTGATGTTAGTTATATGTACATACATTAGATCGGGGTTTTCAGACTTTTTTGTTGCCTTTGCTCCCCAAATATGATGGACCCCTTGCAAGGGACCTGCTAAAGGCAGCTATATATTTTCAAGTATAAAGACAGTCATGAACAAATCTGAGAATCAATTGTTCAGCCTGAACTGTAGAGGAGAATCaactcaaaaaatgttttaattagagAATGTTGAAAAATGGGCAACACTCACTCTACAACATTGTTGTTTCAGTATCatgatatactattataggttttattaatattttgaattcgttttagttttatattttttgtctttgtaaagttttgattaattttattgttttttcttcttttttcttagtttttttttaatctctctgtatagtttttattcttttatttcagttttagtttaaatgaaaataacatgttgccttggcaactagctgacataaaataaatgtagcatttttatattaagttttattttaattaaagtttagattaaagtttatttttaaaactataacaaCCCTGGTCTACAAACATaaacttgacagtatttttttttaaatacaatgatGTTTCGGCCAGCATCAAGGCCAtcaccgtttaaaaaaaaaaacttcaacaggTGTGTGATTGTAATAATGTAAGTGGAAAGaagaaggaatttttttttctaattctacATTATTCTATTACTTGATGAGGTCCTCTTGAAAACATGTATCAAGAAAGATATCACACAGAtgttgtttaaaagtttgtgctACAGGGTTactcata is part of the Cyprinus carpio isolate SPL01 chromosome A8, ASM1834038v1, whole genome shotgun sequence genome and encodes:
- the LOC109066534 gene encoding dual specificity protein phosphatase 26-like isoform X1, whose translation is MTLTDACGDCVVHLNQSKQVPGVSFNKKQWTLNAHLQLKMSYRSKYCPGTSRSAAPVVDFTSPGVAVMEAERLLVSGRAVNTNADEVWPSLYIGNMDIAENCAEIRRRRFTHVLNCAHSSRRGGEIYDGMGITYMGIDAHDSPTYDMSANFNKAAEFIHTALKRGGKILVHCHVGVSRSATIVLAYLMLKQNMTLVEAIQKVKEGRGVFPNRGFLRQLIDLHIKLYGYRN
- the LOC109066534 gene encoding dual specificity protein phosphatase 26-like isoform X3; this encodes MSKYCPGTSRSAAPVVDFTSPGVAVMEAERLLVSGRAVNTNADEVWPSLYIGNMDIAENCAEIRRRRFTHVLNCAHSSRRGGEIYDGMGITYMGIDAHDSPTYDMSANFNKAAEFIHTALKRGGKILVHCHVGVSRSATIVLAYLMLKQNMTLVEAIQKVKEGRGVFPNRGFLRQLIDLHIKLYGYRN
- the LOC109066534 gene encoding dual specificity protein phosphatase 26-like isoform X2, coding for MTLTDACGDCVVHLNQSKQVPGVSFNKKQWTLNAHLQLKMSYRSKYCPGTSRSAAPVVDFTSPGVAVMEAERLLVSGRAVNTNADEVWPSLYIGNISRRGGEIYDGMGITYMGIDAHDSPTYDMSANFNKAAEFIHTALKRGGKILVHCHVGVSRSATIVLAYLMLKQNMTLVEAIQKVKEGRGVFPNRGFLRQLIDLHIKLYGYRN